Within the Chlamydiales bacterium STE3 genome, the region CGGCATTCCTGTTTTAAAAAGGCAAGAACCGCTTTAACCGATTCTTTTTGAATTCTTAAAGTGACCTCATCCAAAAAGTGTTTCTCTTCGAGAATGGCAATGCCCCATTTTTCTTTAATTTTTTGAACGGCTTCAAGCGTTTTCATGGTGCAACTCTTTCTTTCTCAAAGGGTGTTCTTGGGCGATTTTTTCTTGTAGTTTGAGAAGACCGTATAGGAGTGCATCGGGCCTTGGAGGGCATCCTGCGACATAGACATCGACAGGAACAATTTTATCAACGCCTTGTACTACGGCATAATTATTGTAGATGCCTCCACAAGATGAACAATCTCCCATGGCGATCACCCATTTGGGTTCTAGCATTTGCTCATAAATAGTCTTTAAGACAGGAGCCATTTTTTGGCTCACCCTCCCTGCCACAATCATGACATCACTTTGGCGAGGTGAAGCTCTAAAAACCTCCATCCCAAACCTTGCAATATCATAGCGGCTGGCAGCTGTAGACATCATCTCGATAGCGCAGCAGGCAAGTCCGAACTGGACAGGCCATAAAGAATTTTTACGCGCCCAGTTAATCATTTCTTCCAAAGGGCCAACGAGAAAGGGTGTGCGATTGTTAGCTGTCATTCCCACTCCAATCCTTTTTTCTTCCAGACGTAGGCAAAGCCGATTAGCAATGCGCAAAGGAAAAAAGTCATTTCATAAAATGCAAAAGGGCCAATTTGTTTGCCGATTACTGCCCAAGGGTAGAGAAAAACCACTTCGATATCGAAAACGAGAAAAATAAGGGCAACCAAATAGTGGCGAAGCGGAAACCGCCGTTGTAGCAAGTGCGTTTCTGTTCGAATTCCCGACTCGTAAGGCATAAATTTTGCTTTTTCCGATCTATCTGAAGGAAAAAGGGCAGAGAGAGCCAGTGTCAATCCTGTAAAAAGAAGGAGCATTGCAAAATAGATAAAGATGGGGAAAAATTCTTCCATTTACTCTTGCCACCAAGTTAAAAAAAACTTTTTTGCCAAAGGTTTGTTCATAGCAGGTAATGATCAATATTGCCAATATTTTCTTTGAATAAAGATGCCTTTTAAAATCTTTCTGGCAAAAAAAATTTATTTTATAAATTCCTCTTTTCGCCAATCATGAATTGGCTCACTTTCTAAAATACTCTTTCTTTAATCCCATTAATAATGTTTAGGAATTAAACCCAAAAATCGCTAAAAAAACCCTCAACTGAAATTTTTTTATTTAAATCTTTAATATTTCTTTTCAAATTTATTTTTATATTAGAAAGTATCATTAGAATCTGATGATATTCCCACTATCTTGAATAAAAACACCTGAATCAGATATGGGTTTGAGCTTTTCTTTTTTATATAGTTTTATTTAAAAAAAATAATTAATATTTTAATTTAATTATAGAAATGATAATTATAAAAATATAAACAAAAAACAAATAGCAGAAGGCACTTAGCTAATAATGTTAGTTTGAGCCTTATCACATGATAGTTCTAATAAATTGCTACTCCTGTTTTGTTTGGTGCCAGTTCACTTTTTTAAGTAAGTGAACTGGCATTTTTTCTCGCCTATTCCCCTTATTTTTGTTATTTCCTGATCAAAGATATTCTAACTTGACAGCAATAACTTCCCGCTGTAGATGTAAAGAATAAATTGAAATCTTCTCTTTGAGCCAGAATGAAACAGATCGGCATCTTTATGACCATTCCTTTTGTCCTGGCAGGGCCGCCAGCTCTTGGCTGGCTAATTGGCAATTGGCTTGATGCAAATTTGCACAGTTACCCCTATTTCATGTATGGATTGATTTTTTTAGGATTTATAGCAGGTTTCCGCGAAATGTTCCGAATTGTCAATAGGTTTGGCGATGAAGTTTGAAGCAATTGATC harbors:
- a CDS encoding NADH-quinone oxidoreductase subunit B (Product derived from UniProtKB/Swiss-Prot:Q6MDR5;Gene name derived from UniProtKB/Swiss-Prot:Q6MDR5;EC number derived from UniProtKB/Swiss-Prot:Q6MDR5), yielding MEEKRIGVGMTANNRTPFLVGPLEEMINWARKNSLWPVQFGLACCAIEMMSTAASRYDIARFGMEVFRASPRQSDVMIVAGRVSQKMAPVLKTIYEQMLEPKWVIAMGDCSSCGGIYNNYAVVQGVDKIVPVDVYVAGCPPRPDALLYGLLKLQEKIAQEHPLRKKELHHENA
- a CDS encoding NADH-quinone oxidoreductase subunit A (Product derived from UniProtKB/Swiss-Prot:B3E9W9;Gene name derived from UniProtKB/Swiss-Prot:B3E9W9;EC number derived from UniProtKB/Swiss-Prot:B3E9W9); the protein is MEEFFPIFIYFAMLLLFTGLTLALSALFPSDRSEKAKFMPYESGIRTETHLLQRRFPLRHYLVALIFLVFDIEVVFLYPWAVIGKQIGPFAFYEMTFFLCALLIGFAYVWKKKGLEWE
- a CDS encoding Uncharacterized protein (Product derived from UniProtKB/Trembl:F8L1Z9); translation: MKQIGIFMTIPFVLAGPPALGWLIGNWLDANLHSYPYFMYGLIFLGFIAGFREMFRIVNRFGDEV